Proteins encoded by one window of Burkholderia plantarii:
- a CDS encoding META domain-containing protein, translating into MLTHSAAVSARLRFVRSLRAPLAAAALAALAACAIPTHPDASAPPSDPFNPAAIQLVDDTSWELTNWRDADGSQREVPHGGAEANGAGAAQDPSIRLRLSTADGVRRASGFAGCNRYTGTYMVKNGLLSFGPLAGTRRACAGPAGRLEPAYLDALAHIAKAGLQMQAPQQLYLVTESGATLTFARRDAP; encoded by the coding sequence ATGCTTACCCACTCCGCGGCCGTGTCCGCGCGCCTACGCTTCGTCCGTTCGCTGCGCGCACCGCTTGCCGCGGCCGCGCTCGCCGCGCTGGCCGCCTGCGCGATTCCCACCCATCCCGACGCGTCCGCGCCGCCGTCCGACCCGTTCAACCCGGCCGCGATCCAGCTGGTCGACGATACGAGCTGGGAACTCACGAACTGGCGCGACGCCGACGGTTCGCAGCGCGAGGTGCCGCACGGCGGTGCCGAGGCGAACGGCGCCGGCGCGGCGCAGGACCCGTCGATCCGGCTGCGGCTCTCGACGGCCGACGGCGTGCGCCGCGCGTCGGGCTTCGCCGGCTGCAATCGCTACACCGGCACCTACATGGTGAAGAACGGCCTGCTCAGCTTCGGCCCGCTCGCCGGCACGCGTCGTGCCTGCGCCGGCCCGGCCGGGCGGCTCGAGCCGGCCTATCTCGACGCGCTCGCGCACATCGCCAAGGCCGGCCTGCAGATGCAGGCGCCGCAGCAGCTCTATCTCGTGACCGAAAGCGGCGCGACGCTGACATTCGCGCGTCGCGACGCTCCGTAA
- a CDS encoding DEAD/DEAH box helicase, with the protein MSDAAVTSVDATFDQFGLAPDILKAIAEQGYTTPTPIQAKAIPVVLSGRDVMGAAQTGTGKTASFSLPIIQRLLPQANTSASPARHPVRALILTPTRELADQVAANVHAYAKHTALRSAVVFGGVDMNPQMAELRRGVEILIATPGRLLDHVQQKTANLGQVQMLVLDEADRMLDMGFLPDLQRILNLLPKVRQTLLFSATFSPEIKKLASTYLINPQTIEVARSNATATNVTQIVYDIPEGDKQAAVVKLIRDRALKQVIVFCNSKLGASRLARQLERDGVIATAIHGDRSQNERMQALDAFKRGEVEALVATDVAARGLDIAELPAVINFDLPFSAEDYVHRIGRTGRAGASGDALSLCSPNERKQLADIEKLIKRDLPLQPLAIDAPVRARREHGERSERGERSERGERSERGERGSRDESRAPRRAHGGERSHHHHSRREAPIDEFFLKPYEPAPSARQPEEATKPAQPEKKSKQPLAALLGGFGMPRRSSS; encoded by the coding sequence ATGTCCGATGCAGCAGTCACGTCCGTCGATGCAACTTTCGATCAGTTCGGCCTCGCGCCCGACATTCTGAAGGCCATTGCGGAACAGGGCTATACGACGCCCACGCCGATCCAGGCGAAAGCGATTCCAGTCGTGCTGTCCGGGCGCGACGTGATGGGCGCCGCGCAGACGGGCACCGGCAAGACCGCCAGCTTCTCGCTGCCGATCATCCAGCGGCTGCTGCCGCAGGCCAACACCAGCGCCTCGCCCGCGCGCCACCCGGTGCGCGCGCTGATCCTCACGCCGACGCGCGAGCTGGCCGACCAGGTGGCCGCCAACGTCCATGCCTACGCGAAGCACACGGCGCTGCGCAGCGCCGTGGTGTTCGGCGGCGTCGACATGAACCCGCAGATGGCCGAGCTGCGGCGCGGCGTCGAGATCCTGATTGCCACGCCGGGCCGGCTGCTCGACCACGTGCAGCAGAAGACGGCCAACCTTGGACAGGTGCAGATGCTGGTGCTCGACGAGGCCGACCGGATGCTCGACATGGGCTTCCTGCCCGACCTGCAGCGGATCCTGAACCTGCTGCCGAAGGTGCGCCAGACGCTGCTGTTCTCGGCGACGTTTTCGCCCGAAATCAAGAAGCTGGCCTCGACCTACCTGATCAATCCGCAGACCATCGAAGTCGCGCGCAGCAATGCGACCGCGACCAACGTCACGCAGATCGTCTACGACATCCCCGAGGGCGACAAGCAGGCGGCCGTGGTCAAGCTGATCCGCGATCGCGCGCTCAAGCAGGTGATCGTGTTCTGCAACAGCAAGCTCGGTGCGAGCCGGCTCGCGCGCCAGCTCGAACGCGACGGCGTGATCGCCACGGCGATCCACGGCGACCGCTCGCAGAACGAGCGGATGCAGGCGCTCGACGCGTTCAAGCGCGGCGAGGTCGAGGCGCTGGTGGCCACCGACGTGGCCGCGCGCGGGCTCGACATCGCCGAACTGCCGGCCGTGATCAATTTCGATCTGCCGTTCAGCGCCGAGGACTACGTCCACCGGATCGGCCGGACCGGCCGCGCGGGCGCCTCGGGCGACGCGCTGTCGCTGTGCAGCCCGAACGAGCGCAAGCAGCTCGCCGACATCGAGAAGCTGATCAAGCGCGACCTACCGCTGCAGCCGCTGGCGATCGACGCGCCGGTGCGTGCGCGCCGCGAGCACGGCGAGCGTAGTGAACGCGGTGAACGTAGCGAGCGCGGTGAACGTAGCGAGCGCGGTGAACGCGGTAGCCGTGACGAGTCGCGCGCGCCGCGCCGCGCGCACGGCGGTGAACGCAGCCATCATCACCATTCGCGTCGCGAAGCGCCGATCGACGAGTTTTTCCTCAAGCCCTACGAGCCGGCGCCGAGCGCGCGTCAGCCGGAAGAGGCGACCAAGCCCGCGCAGCCGGAGAAGAAGTCGAAGCAGCCGCTCGCGGCTTTGCTTGGCGGCTTCGGGATGCCGCGCCGCTCGTCGTCGTAA
- a CDS encoding MliC family protein, translating into MKKRIVWALCLLAGLAGTRAALAAQLTVEEIDADARTIATYRCANQPKPVRVAYWLARNGQSFALVPVNGQPMLFVDTVSASGARYQAGRYTWWTKGPDGNLTDEIAGSSAPPLLADCEEIKPKRKPR; encoded by the coding sequence ATGAAGAAACGCATCGTCTGGGCGCTCTGCCTGCTGGCCGGTCTGGCGGGCACGCGGGCGGCGCTGGCCGCGCAGCTGACGGTCGAGGAAATCGACGCCGACGCGCGCACCATCGCCACCTACCGTTGCGCGAACCAGCCGAAGCCGGTGCGCGTGGCCTACTGGCTGGCCCGCAACGGCCAGAGTTTCGCGCTGGTGCCGGTCAACGGCCAGCCGATGCTGTTCGTCGATACCGTGTCCGCCTCGGGCGCGCGCTACCAGGCCGGACGCTATACCTGGTGGACCAAGGGGCCGGACGGCAACCTGACCGACGAGATCGCCGGATCGTCCGCGCCGCCGTTGCTCGCCGATTGCGAGGAAATCAAGCCGAAGCGCAAGCCCCGCTGA
- a CDS encoding sulfurtransferase → MSIVNLAAYRFVTIESPEAWRPLVTERCQALGLRGTILLAPEGINLFIAGPRDATDAFVAYLRDDPLFAGKFADLSFKESLSDSQPFRRMLVRLKREIITMKKPAIRPELGRAPSVDARTLKDWLDRGHDDEGRPVVMLDTRNAFEVDVGTFDAALDYRIDKFSEFPAVIEANRADLEGKTVVSFCTGGIRCEKAAIHMKEVGIEHVYQLEGGILKYFEEVGGAHYHGDCFVFDYRTALNPQLEPTADVNCFACRAVVSAQDQQSPLYVPGRSCPACHVGGTAGARAGAGPLGRFA, encoded by the coding sequence ATGTCCATCGTCAACCTCGCCGCCTACCGCTTCGTCACGATCGAATCGCCCGAAGCCTGGCGGCCGCTCGTCACCGAACGCTGCCAGGCGCTCGGGCTGCGCGGCACGATCCTGCTCGCGCCCGAAGGCATCAACCTGTTCATCGCCGGGCCGCGCGACGCGACCGATGCGTTCGTCGCCTATCTGCGCGACGATCCCCTGTTCGCCGGCAAGTTCGCCGACCTGTCGTTCAAGGAAAGCCTGTCCGACTCGCAGCCGTTCCGGCGCATGCTGGTGCGCCTGAAGCGCGAGATCATCACGATGAAGAAGCCGGCGATCCGGCCCGAACTCGGCCGCGCGCCGTCGGTGGACGCGCGCACGCTGAAGGACTGGCTCGATCGCGGCCACGACGACGAAGGCCGGCCGGTGGTGATGCTCGACACGCGCAACGCGTTCGAGGTCGATGTCGGCACGTTCGACGCCGCGCTCGATTACCGGATCGACAAGTTCAGCGAATTCCCGGCCGTGATCGAGGCGAATCGCGCCGATCTCGAGGGCAAGACCGTGGTGTCGTTCTGCACCGGCGGGATTCGCTGCGAGAAGGCCGCGATCCACATGAAGGAAGTCGGCATCGAGCACGTCTACCAGCTCGAGGGCGGCATCCTGAAGTATTTCGAGGAAGTCGGCGGCGCGCATTACCACGGCGACTGCTTCGTGTTCGATTACCGCACGGCCCTCAATCCGCAGCTGGAGCCGACCGCCGACGTCAATTGTTTCGCCTGCCGCGCGGTGGTGTCCGCGCAGGACCAGCAGTCGCCGCTGTACGTGCCGGGCCGCTCGTGCCCGGCCTGCCACGTGGGCGGCACCGCGGGCGCTCGGGCCGGCGCCGGACCGCTCGGCCGCTTCGCTTGA
- a CDS encoding DUF6726 family protein, which translates to MKWVLIAVLCLSASGCGLAAAPCRVASAGLKIVPLVGHAAATPTDACADVIDP; encoded by the coding sequence ATGAAATGGGTGCTCATCGCGGTGCTGTGCCTGTCGGCTTCGGGCTGCGGCCTGGCCGCGGCGCCGTGCCGGGTCGCGTCGGCCGGCCTCAAGATCGTGCCGCTGGTCGGGCATGCGGCCGCCACGCCGACCGATGCCTGCGCGGATGTCATCGATCCGTGA
- the dnaE gene encoding DNA polymerase III subunit alpha — MSDPRFVHLRVHSEFSIADGIVRLDDIVKAAAADGQGALALTDLGNAFGLVRFYKEARGKGIKPIAGCDVWVTNHDDRDKPARLLLLVRDKAGYLNLCELLSKAWLTNQYRGRAEIDPQWLESELGGGLLALSGAQQGDIGIALAAGNAESARRHAQRWARVFPGGFYIELQRYGQPGAEAYIQEAVKLAAELKLPVVATHPLQFMGDEDFTAHEARVCISEGDILANPRRQKRFTTDQRFRTQAEMAELFADLPSAVLNTVEIAKRCNLTIELGKPKLPLFPTPDGMSLDDYLVQLSKEGLEKRLVQLYPDEAERSAQRDTYYQRLDFECGTITKMGFPGYFLIVADFINWAKNNGVPVGPGRGSGAGSLVAYSLGITDLDPLRYNLLFERFLNPERVSMPDFDIDFCQHGRDRVIQYVKEKYGADAVSQIATFGTMAAKAAVRDIGRVLDLGYMFTDGVAKLIPFKPGKHVTIADAMKEEPLLQERYDNEDEVHQLLDLAQRVEGLTRNVGMHAGGVLIAPGKLTDFCPLYAQGDEGGVVSQYDKDDVEAVGLVKFDFLGLTTLTILDWAERFIRRLDPAKADWSLAQVPLDDPASFQILKKANTVAVFQLESRGMQGMLKDAQPDRFEDIIALVSLYRPGPMDLIPSFCARKHGREKVEYPDPRVEPVLKETYGIMVYQEQVMQMAQIIGGYSLGGADLLRRAMGKKKAEEMAKHREIFYEGAAKNGLTREKSDEIFDLMEKFAGYGFNKSHAAAYALLAYYTAWLKAHHPAEFMAANMTLAMDDTDKVKILFDDCVLNGLKVLPPDINRSEYRFEPVGEADGKRSRTIRYGLGAVKGSGQNAIEEILRARGEGGPFKDLFDFCERIDRRMVNRRTVEALIRAGAFDSLTPNRAQLFASVPLAMEAAEQAAANAMQAGLFDMGAESPHAHALVDEPAWDDKRRLQEEKGALGFYLSGHLFDAYREEVRRFARMKLGELKEGRDKLVAGVIASLRTQMTQRGKMIIVLLDDGTGQCEITVFNEQFDANRGLFKEDELLIVQGQARNDAFTGGIRFTADAVMDLERARSRYAQAVRMTMNGNADAGALRRVLEPHVAKPEAEPAAPPAAPARGGREGRDGGRRAPPPMPNGLAVQILYNNARAQGEMRLGEAWRVRPSDTLLADLRATFGDGSVEIAY, encoded by the coding sequence ATGTCAGATCCCCGTTTCGTACATCTTCGCGTTCACTCCGAATTCTCGATTGCCGACGGCATCGTGCGTCTCGACGACATCGTCAAGGCGGCGGCGGCCGACGGTCAGGGCGCGCTCGCCCTGACCGATCTCGGCAACGCGTTCGGTCTGGTCCGCTTCTACAAGGAAGCCCGCGGCAAGGGCATCAAGCCGATCGCCGGCTGCGACGTCTGGGTCACGAACCACGACGATCGCGACAAGCCCGCGCGCCTGTTGCTGCTGGTGCGCGACAAGGCCGGCTACCTGAACCTCTGCGAGCTGCTGTCGAAGGCGTGGCTCACGAATCAGTACCGCGGTCGCGCCGAGATCGACCCGCAGTGGCTCGAATCGGAGCTCGGCGGCGGCCTGCTGGCGCTGTCGGGCGCGCAGCAAGGCGACATCGGCATCGCGCTCGCGGCCGGCAACGCCGAGTCCGCGCGCCGTCACGCGCAGCGCTGGGCGCGCGTGTTCCCGGGCGGCTTCTACATCGAGCTGCAGCGCTACGGCCAGCCGGGCGCCGAAGCCTACATCCAGGAAGCCGTCAAGCTCGCGGCCGAACTGAAGCTGCCGGTGGTGGCCACCCATCCGCTGCAGTTCATGGGCGACGAGGATTTCACGGCGCACGAGGCCCGCGTCTGCATTTCGGAAGGCGACATCCTCGCCAATCCGCGCCGCCAGAAGCGTTTCACGACCGACCAGCGGTTCCGCACCCAGGCCGAGATGGCCGAGCTGTTCGCCGACCTGCCGTCGGCCGTGCTGAACACCGTCGAGATCGCGAAGCGCTGCAATCTGACGATCGAGCTCGGCAAGCCGAAGCTGCCGCTGTTCCCGACGCCCGACGGCATGTCGCTCGACGACTACCTCGTGCAATTGTCGAAGGAGGGGCTCGAGAAGCGCCTCGTGCAGCTGTACCCGGACGAGGCCGAGCGCAGCGCGCAGCGCGACACCTATTACCAGCGCCTCGATTTCGAGTGCGGCACGATCACGAAGATGGGCTTCCCCGGCTACTTCCTGATCGTCGCGGACTTCATCAACTGGGCCAAGAACAACGGCGTGCCGGTCGGCCCGGGCCGCGGCTCGGGCGCCGGTTCGCTGGTCGCCTATTCGCTCGGCATCACCGATCTCGATCCGCTGCGCTACAACCTGCTGTTCGAGCGCTTCCTGAATCCGGAACGGGTTTCGATGCCCGACTTCGACATCGACTTCTGCCAGCACGGCCGCGATCGCGTGATCCAGTACGTGAAGGAGAAGTACGGCGCGGACGCGGTCTCGCAGATCGCCACGTTCGGCACGATGGCCGCGAAGGCGGCCGTGCGCGACATCGGCCGCGTGTTGGACCTCGGCTACATGTTCACCGACGGCGTCGCGAAGCTGATCCCGTTCAAGCCGGGCAAGCACGTCACGATCGCCGACGCGATGAAGGAAGAGCCGCTGCTGCAGGAGCGCTACGACAACGAGGACGAAGTCCACCAGCTGCTCGATCTCGCGCAGCGCGTGGAGGGCCTCACGCGCAACGTCGGCATGCACGCGGGCGGCGTGCTGATCGCGCCGGGCAAGCTCACCGATTTCTGCCCGCTCTACGCGCAGGGCGACGAAGGCGGCGTGGTCAGCCAGTACGACAAGGACGACGTCGAGGCGGTCGGCCTCGTGAAGTTCGACTTCCTGGGCCTGACCACGCTGACGATCCTCGACTGGGCCGAGCGCTTCATCCGCCGGCTCGATCCGGCCAAGGCCGACTGGTCGCTCGCGCAGGTGCCGCTCGACGATCCGGCCTCGTTCCAGATCCTCAAGAAGGCGAACACGGTCGCCGTGTTCCAGCTGGAAAGCCGCGGCATGCAAGGCATGCTGAAGGACGCCCAGCCCGACCGCTTCGAGGACATCATCGCGCTGGTCTCGTTGTACCGTCCCGGCCCGATGGACCTGATCCCGAGCTTCTGCGCCCGCAAGCACGGGCGCGAGAAGGTGGAGTACCCGGATCCGCGCGTCGAGCCGGTCCTGAAAGAGACCTACGGCATCATGGTCTATCAGGAGCAGGTGATGCAGATGGCGCAGATCATCGGCGGCTACTCGCTCGGCGGCGCCGATCTGCTGCGTCGCGCGATGGGCAAGAAGAAGGCCGAGGAGATGGCCAAGCATCGCGAGATCTTCTACGAGGGCGCGGCGAAGAACGGCCTCACGCGCGAGAAGTCCGACGAGATCTTCGACCTGATGGAGAAGTTCGCGGGCTACGGCTTCAACAAGTCGCACGCGGCCGCCTACGCGTTGCTCGCCTATTACACGGCCTGGCTGAAGGCGCATCACCCCGCCGAATTCATGGCGGCCAACATGACGCTCGCGATGGACGACACCGACAAGGTGAAGATCCTGTTCGACGATTGCGTCCTGAACGGCCTCAAGGTGCTGCCGCCCGACATCAACCGGTCCGAATACCGCTTCGAGCCGGTCGGCGAGGCCGACGGCAAGCGCTCGAGGACGATCCGCTACGGGCTCGGTGCCGTGAAGGGCAGCGGGCAGAACGCGATCGAAGAAATCCTGCGCGCGCGCGGCGAAGGCGGTCCGTTCAAGGATCTGTTCGATTTCTGTGAGCGCATCGACCGCCGCATGGTCAACCGCCGTACCGTCGAGGCGCTGATCCGCGCCGGCGCGTTCGATTCGCTGACGCCGAACCGCGCGCAGCTGTTCGCCTCGGTGCCGCTCGCGATGGAAGCGGCCGAGCAGGCCGCCGCGAACGCGATGCAGGCGGGCCTGTTCGACATGGGCGCCGAGTCGCCGCACGCGCATGCGCTCGTCGACGAGCCGGCCTGGGACGACAAGCGCCGCCTGCAGGAAGAGAAGGGCGCGCTCGGCTTCTACCTGTCCGGGCACCTGTTCGACGCCTATCGCGAGGAAGTGCGCCGCTTCGCGCGCATGAAGCTCGGCGAGCTGAAGGAAGGCCGCGACAAGCTGGTGGCCGGCGTGATCGCGTCGCTGCGCACGCAGATGACGCAGCGCGGCAAGATGATCATCGTGCTGCTCGACGACGGCACCGGCCAGTGCGAGATCACGGTGTTCAACGAGCAGTTCGACGCGAATCGCGGACTGTTCAAGGAAGACGAGCTGCTGATCGTGCAGGGGCAGGCGCGCAACGATGCGTTCACGGGTGGTATCCGCTTCACGGCCGATGCGGTGATGGACCTCGAGCGTGCGCGCAGCCGCTACGCGCAGGCGGTGCGCATGACGATGAACGGCAACGCCGATGCCGGCGCGCTGCGCCGCGTGCTCGAGCCGCACGTCGCGAAGCCGGAGGCCGAGCCGGCCGCGCCGCCGGCCGCTCCCGCGCGTGGTGGCCGCGAGGGGCGCGATGGCGGTCGGCGCGCACCGCCGCCGATGCCGAACGGGCTCGCCGTGCAGATCCTCTACAACAACGCGCGCGCGCAGGGTGAGATGCGGCTCGGCGAGGCGTGGCGCGTGAGGCCGAGCGATACGCTGCTGGCCGATCTGCGCGCGACCTTCGGCGACGGTTCGGTCGAAATCGCGTATTGA
- the gluQRS gene encoding tRNA glutamyl-Q(34) synthetase GluQRS, with product MKPAGERGHDQPRRDGPRRYCGRFAPSPTGPLHFGSLVGALASWLDARAHRGAWLVRIEDVDGPRTVPGAADAILATLAAFGLVADEPPIWQSRRDALYTSALDTLTRAGLVYPCGCTRKEIADSLHAAHERHTTLAYPGTCRTGLHGKPARAWRLRVPDGAAARITFDDRWQGRQTQDLATEVGDFVLKRADGQWAYQLAVVVDDRDAGITHVVRGADLLDSTARQIYLQRCLGAPTPVYLHVPVVVDANGEKLSKQTGATALDTRAPLVALAAAADHLGLALAPSARTSLETFFPMAIAAWASRFGMDARSA from the coding sequence TTGAAACCAGCCGGCGAACGGGGCCACGACCAACCGCGGCGCGACGGGCCGCGCCGCTATTGCGGCCGTTTCGCGCCGTCGCCGACCGGCCCGCTGCATTTCGGCTCGCTGGTCGGCGCGCTCGCGAGCTGGCTCGATGCCCGCGCGCATCGCGGCGCGTGGCTGGTGCGGATCGAGGACGTGGACGGCCCGCGCACGGTGCCGGGCGCGGCGGACGCGATTCTCGCGACGCTCGCCGCGTTCGGGCTCGTCGCCGACGAGCCGCCCATCTGGCAAAGCCGCCGCGACGCGCTCTATACGAGCGCGCTCGACACACTGACGCGGGCGGGCCTCGTCTACCCGTGCGGCTGTACACGCAAGGAAATCGCCGATTCGCTGCACGCCGCGCACGAGCGGCACACCACGCTCGCCTACCCCGGCACCTGCCGCACCGGCCTGCACGGCAAGCCGGCGCGCGCGTGGCGGCTGCGCGTGCCCGACGGCGCGGCGGCCCGCATCACGTTCGACGACCGCTGGCAGGGCCGGCAGACGCAGGACCTCGCCACCGAGGTCGGTGATTTCGTGCTCAAGCGCGCGGACGGCCAGTGGGCCTATCAGCTGGCGGTGGTGGTGGACGATCGCGACGCGGGCATCACGCACGTCGTGCGCGGCGCGGACCTGCTCGATTCGACCGCGCGGCAGATTTATCTGCAACGGTGCCTCGGCGCGCCGACGCCCGTTTATCTGCATGTGCCGGTGGTGGTCGACGCGAACGGCGAGAAGCTCAGCAAGCAGACCGGCGCGACGGCGCTCGACACGCGCGCGCCGCTCGTCGCGCTCGCCGCGGCGGCCGATCATCTCGGGCTCGCGCTCGCGCCGTCGGCGCGCACCTCGCTCGAGACGTTCTTTCCGATGGCGATCGCCGCATGGGCGTCGCGTTTCGGGATGGATGCGCGATCGGCCTGA
- the purT gene encoding formate-dependent phosphoribosylglycinamide formyltransferase, which produces MQIGQRLGTPLSPCATRVMLLGAGELGKEVIIALQRLGVEVIAVDRYANAPGHQVAHRAHVIDMTDAAALRALVDAEQPHLIVPEIEAIATDALAAIEAAGVAEVIPTARATQLTMNREGIRHLAAEELGLPTSRYAFAQSFDEFRAAVAAIGYPCVVKPVMSSSGKGQSVVKGDADVEPAWQHAMAGGRVNHGRVIVEGFVDFDYEITQLTVRAIDPASGETRTYFCDPVGHVQVAGDYVESWQPQPMSEIARERSREIAHQVTTALGGRGLFGVELFVRGDEVWFSEVSPRPHDTGLVTLASQRQSEFELHARAILGLPVDPTLSSPAASAVIYGGIDEAGIAFEGVAEALAVPSADLRLFGKPESFTKRRMGVAVATGADIDEARERAKRAAAAVRPVSAR; this is translated from the coding sequence ATGCAGATCGGTCAGCGGCTCGGTACGCCGCTTTCGCCCTGCGCCACGCGCGTCATGCTGCTGGGCGCGGGCGAACTCGGCAAGGAAGTCATCATCGCGTTGCAGCGGCTCGGCGTCGAAGTGATCGCCGTCGATCGCTACGCGAACGCGCCCGGCCACCAGGTCGCCCACCGCGCGCACGTGATCGACATGACCGACGCCGCCGCGCTGCGCGCGCTCGTCGACGCCGAGCAGCCGCACCTGATCGTGCCCGAGATCGAGGCGATCGCCACTGACGCGCTGGCCGCGATCGAGGCGGCCGGCGTCGCCGAGGTGATCCCGACCGCGCGCGCGACCCAGCTGACGATGAACCGCGAGGGCATCCGCCACCTCGCCGCCGAGGAACTCGGCCTGCCGACCTCGCGCTACGCGTTCGCGCAGTCGTTCGACGAATTCCGCGCGGCGGTGGCCGCGATCGGCTACCCGTGCGTGGTGAAGCCGGTGATGTCGTCGTCGGGCAAGGGCCAGTCGGTCGTCAAGGGCGACGCCGACGTCGAGCCGGCCTGGCAGCACGCGATGGCGGGCGGGCGCGTGAACCACGGCCGCGTGATCGTCGAGGGCTTCGTCGATTTCGACTATGAGATCACCCAGCTGACCGTGCGCGCGATCGACCCGGCCAGCGGCGAGACCCGCACCTATTTCTGCGACCCGGTCGGCCACGTGCAGGTGGCCGGCGACTACGTCGAATCGTGGCAGCCGCAGCCGATGAGCGAGATTGCCCGGGAACGTTCGCGCGAGATCGCACACCAAGTGACGACGGCGCTCGGCGGGCGCGGCCTGTTCGGCGTCGAGCTGTTCGTGCGCGGCGACGAGGTCTGGTTCTCCGAAGTCAGCCCGCGTCCGCACGACACCGGGCTCGTCACGCTGGCCTCGCAGCGGCAGTCGGAGTTCGAACTGCACGCGCGCGCGATCCTCGGCCTGCCGGTCGATCCGACCCTGAGTTCGCCGGCCGCCTCGGCCGTGATCTACGGCGGCATCGACGAGGCCGGCATCGCGTTCGAAGGCGTGGCCGAGGCACTTGCCGTGCCGAGCGCGGACCTGCGCCTGTTCGGCAAGCCGGAGAGTTTCACGAAGCGGCGCATGGGCGTGGCGGTGGCCACCGGCGCCGATATCGACGAGGCGCGCGAGCGCGCGAAACGGGCCGCGGCGGCGGTGCGGCCGGTATCGGCGCGCTAG
- a CDS encoding glycosyltransferase family 9 protein, producing MAALFPDHPPRSILVVATRRIGDVLLTTPIVRSLKARWPDTPIDMLVFRGTEGVLEGNPDVRNVLVVAQRAKLGERLRDAARLWRRYDLACAALSSDRPRYYTWFAGRRRVGLVDPERVGLWPRLLLNRIALNDHQREHTVASTLALAPQIGIEPVPEVVAPRLGDDPAQRARFDALLATSPAVAARRPLVVLHPYPMFAYKQWRRDGWVELIDWLRGLGYAVALSGGPAGNERDYAERVVSDAGGDVLNLVGRLSFGESAELARRAKLFIGTDTGATHVAAATGTPVIALFGPSDPVRWGPWPQRWQGGGSPWPLAGSARRGNIYLLQGEGSCVPCRQEGCERNVASYSDCLMQMSTARVATIAAEMLGLPAEAARTAPSTVIDTTGLVRPRA from the coding sequence GTGGCTGCCCTGTTTCCTGATCATCCGCCCCGCAGCATTCTCGTCGTCGCGACGCGCCGGATCGGCGACGTCCTGCTGACGACGCCGATCGTCCGCTCGCTGAAGGCGCGCTGGCCCGACACGCCGATCGACATGCTGGTGTTTCGCGGCACCGAAGGCGTGCTCGAAGGCAATCCCGACGTCCGCAACGTACTCGTGGTCGCGCAGCGCGCGAAGCTCGGCGAACGCCTGCGCGACGCGGCGCGCCTCTGGCGCCGCTACGATCTGGCCTGCGCGGCACTCAGTTCGGATCGGCCGCGTTACTACACCTGGTTCGCCGGGCGCCGCCGCGTCGGGCTGGTCGATCCGGAGCGCGTCGGTCTCTGGCCCCGTCTGCTGCTGAACCGGATCGCGCTCAACGATCACCAGCGCGAGCACACGGTGGCCAGCACGCTCGCGCTGGCGCCGCAGATCGGCATCGAGCCGGTGCCCGAGGTGGTGGCGCCGCGCCTCGGTGACGATCCCGCGCAGCGCGCGCGTTTCGACGCGCTGCTGGCCACCTCGCCCGCCGTCGCGGCGCGGCGGCCGCTCGTCGTGCTGCATCCGTACCCGATGTTCGCGTACAAGCAATGGCGCCGCGACGGCTGGGTCGAGCTGATCGACTGGCTGCGCGGGCTCGGCTACGCGGTTGCGCTGAGCGGCGGGCCGGCCGGCAACGAGCGTGACTACGCCGAACGCGTCGTGAGCGATGCCGGCGGCGACGTGCTGAATCTGGTCGGGCGCCTGTCGTTTGGCGAAAGCGCCGAGCTGGCGCGGCGCGCGAAGCTGTTCATCGGGACGGATACCGGGGCGACGCACGTCGCCGCCGCGACCGGTACGCCCGTCATCGCGCTGTTCGGGCCGTCCGATCCGGTGCGCTGGGGGCCGTGGCCGCAGCGCTGGCAGGGCGGTGGTAGTCCGTGGCCGCTGGCGGGTTCGGCGCGCCGCGGCAACATCTATCTGCTGCAGGGCGAGGGCAGTTGCGTGCCGTGCCGCCAGGAAGGCTGCGAGCGCAACGTCGCGAGCTACAGCGACTGCCTGATGCAGATGTCGACCGCGCGTGTCGCGACGATCGCGGCCGAGATGCTCGGCTTGCCGGCCGAGGCGGCGCGCACGGCGCCGTCGACGGTGATCGACACGACGGGTCTGGTGCGGCCGCGAGCCTGA